The Callospermophilus lateralis isolate mCalLat2 chromosome 18, mCalLat2.hap1, whole genome shotgun sequence nucleotide sequence NNNNNNNNNNNNNNNNNNNNNNNNNNNNNNNNNNNNNNNNNNNNNNNNNNNNNNNNNNNNNNNNNNNNNNNNNNNNNNNNNNNNNNNNNNNNNNNNNNNNNNNNNNNNNNNNNNNNNNNNNNNNNNNNNNNNNNNNNNNNNNNNNNNNNNNNNNNNNNNNAACCCTTAGCTAAGCCTGGTGGCACCTACCTGTTATCCAGTGacccaggaggccgaggcaggaggatcccaagttccaaggccagcctcagcaatttagcaaagccctaagcaacttggtgagaccctgtttctaaataaaaaataaaaagatctggggatggggttcagtgttaaattgcccctgggttcactctCCAGTACCCCCCACCAAAAGAACAACAAAATGGCCTCCAGCACTGCCTATCTGGAGATGTCTTCTGGACTGCTTCTGCCTGAAGCAGCCAGTTCCCTCTGCTGCTCCTCTGCTCTAACCACACCCACACTTCCTttctctctgagccccagcacctGCAGAGTCCCTGCCTGGAGCAGGATGTCGGAATGGGTCGTCAGGCCTTGTGTGGCTGGGGCAGGCagtgaaactgaggctcaggacaGGGACAGAAGGATAGTGTGCTGAGAGAGTGCACGAGGACACTGGCCCTTCCTCTTCCACACACACAAATGCTGACCAGCAGAGAGCAGTTAATACATAGCTGAGCTCAGGGCCAAGGAAGGACATCTGCAGGGAACAAAAACAGGTTCCCAGCGGGCCAGCAGGAGCTGAAGTCCAGGGCACTCCGGACGCTCAGGCTTGCCCCTGCGGTCCTGGGGTCTCCGCGTGTGGAAGGAGCTAAACTGAGTCGCGTATGCGCAGCAGGGCCCAGTGGCGCTGCCTGAGCAGGAGTGGACTGTGATCTGCCCCTCCAGCTGGGAGGTGCAGAAAGCCTGACCCCTGGAAGTCCAGCTGCTGGCCAGGGAGGCTGGGACCTTCGGATCACAGGATGGCGGCAAGCTAGGTTCAGGATAGAGAGGTGCTCCTGCCCCAGCAGCAGCAGCCGTGAGCCCCCTGTGGCGGTTCCTCAGCCAGGGCTCTCTCGGGCCAGGGGGGAAACCCCCTGCAGGCCTGAGCTCACAGCTGCCGCTGGAGGAAGCAGACCCCAACAGAACCCGAGGCCCTGTGTCCTCAGAGGAAGAACCACATTTGAAAGGGGCCTGAGAATGTCTACAATATTCAAGGAGACCGAGGAGTGGGAGCTGATACGGACAGTGGAAAGTGAATTAACTAATTAGGCCGTCTAAAGAAGACAGCCCGGAGCGGGCTGCGCCTGTGGTCCCCGCGCCCCGGAGgctgggggcaggggcagggtccaggccagccttggcaactggtGTGCAGGGTGGCTGCTAACAGCCTGACTGCAAAGACTGCTGGAGGTTCCCTCCTGGGGGGACGTCGGAGCCAAGAGAAGAGCTGGTGCACAGAGACACTGGTACCAAGTACCAAATACATACAGATAACAAGCACTTCTGGAAGAGAATGAGGCTAGACATCCTGAAGTTTTATCTGTGGTTTGGGAAGAAGGGTTTCAAAATAAGTAACCTTGAATATtggaaatttattttcaaattaaaaaaaaaatagtgggatGCCTTGATATCATGTGCCTCTCAACAGGAGAAATAGAAGTaccccactatgatcattgagaaTTCTTGTCAAAAACGTCTGAGTCCAAGTAAGGTTAGTGCTGAATTACAaaatggaaggaaaagaaaacaataccttgataaagaaccagacagattCAGAATGTGGGACACTCTTTAAGAACTTTTAAAAGTCAGTGCCATTAGAATTATATAAAAGGTTCTAAATAAACAAAAGGTTCTGCTCTAGATTTGGAAAGATGAAAGAGAAGTACCCACCAAATGCAAGAAATTGGCTCAGTGCTGGTTAGTGAAAGCTTCAGGTGCTGATAGGTGTGCAGTAGGGGGGACGCACACCTGTGGTGAGGTGTCACTGTCACTGTGCTAAGCTCCGGCTTGTGCTGAGAACTGCACATGAGAAGCTGGGCAGGCTCGAGTCTGACCAGACAGGTAACCCCCACTGCTGTGCAGGGGAGGGTCAGGAGAAGCTGTAGGAAACAGTTGCAGTGGTCTGCATTCTGTGTCCTCGGGGCTGCAGCGCCTTGCGGTGGCTGGGACGGAACGGCCTACCATAGGTGCAAGCTGGAGCCATCAGAATGCTGGGTGCGTGGCTGGTGCGTGGCTGGTCCGTGCAGTGGAAAACGACTCAGTTCAAAAGCAATCACCAGAACAGGCTGCGGTCCACACAGCGTGGATGCTCCTCAGCGCGACCTTGAGCTGCAGAAGCCAGACACACAGCCCAGGAACAGGGGGCTGGTGGAGCACCGGGGCAGGCATGGGGTGGCCCCGCCCAGCACCTGTGCTCCCACTACCCCCAAGAACTCCTTAGTGTAGGGTTTGTGGATAGAACCCGGGGCCTCGCGCTTCGTCCACTATGAATGTCGCCTTAAGGTGGCTGCGGTGTTGAATCCTAAATCTATTTTACCACCAAAAAAAAGGTGGCAAGAAAACAATGTAAGTGACGGGAGAAAACCCAGGTCCACGCTGCTCAGAGGAGGACCCAGACAGCAGGAGCACACAGACCCCAAAGGAAAGGGCTGGGCGGCTGCGGAGCGCGGGCCAGGCGGGAAGGGAGGCTGGGCGGTGGGGGGGCAGGGCTGGGCACCCTGTCCCGAGAGGCAGTCCACCACAGTGTGGAAAGCCACAACCCATGCGAGAGGCCATTGCCGGGTGACAGGAGCTTGGCCAATGCCCAGGCGAGGTCCCAGAGCTGAGGCTGGCAGTCCAGCATGGCCTCCAGCCAGGCTGTCCCCTCTGCAGCTCCACCTGGTCCCCTCCCATCTGCCTGTGGACTCTCCCCAGACCCCTTCACTCCAGCAGCCCACATTGTCTGCTGGGGACCTAGTGGCCCCCGTGGGAGGAGGGGGGCAGGTGGCTGTGCCCGGGGACTGAGCCCTGCAGGGTCGGGGCGTGGCCGGCCGTGGCACGGCCACCTCACCCTCCTGCCCCGCCCGCAGTTCTCATCACCGGGGGCATCGTGGCCACCGCGGGACGCTTCACCCAGTGGTACTTTGGCGCCTACTCCATGTATCCTTCCGCTGGCATCTAGGGGATGGGAGGGGACCCGGAGGTGGGGGGCGGAGGTGCCGTGCCCAAAGGGCACCTGGGTATGGGAGCGCCAGCGGCCTCCTGCTTGACCTGGGGCCTCCAGCTGCGCTTCTGAAAGTCAAAGCAGCAGCCCCACCTCGGGGAGGCCAGGGCTGAGGAGAGGCCCTCGCGGAGGCCTGCTGGACGACCTGGGCTTGGGCCTCCGCACCCTCCCcgtcctgccggccgggcagaCCCGGGTGGCCGGAGGGTGCGGGCGGGCCTGGGGCCCTGGGGCTGAGCAGGAGGCCTTAACTGGCACCCAGTGTGGCGGGGGTGTTCGTCTGCCTCCTGGAGTACCCCCGGGGCCGGAGGAGGAAGGGCGCCACCATGGAGCGCTGGTGAGTGGCCTCCCTCTGCAGGGGGGGGGCAGGGGTGGGGCTGGCGTCCCCGGGGACCAGCCAGTGTCTCCTGGCTTCTGGGTCCCTCAGCGCCTGGGAGGAAGAAGGGCTGAGGGCCCTGGGAGGGACGGGGGTTGTGTCCTGCCTTGGCATGGCCCCCTGCCCATGCTTGCCTTCCTCCTGGGTCCAGTGGGCAGAAGTGCATGACCACCGTGGTGAAGCTCTTCGGGCCCTTCACCAGGAATTACTACGTCCGCGCCGTCTTGCACCTCCTGTGAGTCCCCCGAGTCGGCAGGTTGAGAGGAGGCTGGCCTGGCTGCCTGCCCATCCCCTCCCCACTGGGTGGTCTTCCAAACTAAAACCAGGTCGCTGACTCTGGCAGGTGCCCTGGCCGTGCCCATCGCCTGTTGTCTGCGGGTGTGACAGCCCCCCCACCCCCGTAGCAGTTGTGGTCCCTGGCTGACGGGCTCAGCTCAGTGCTCCTCCTGGGGCCCGGCGTCCTGTAGTTGCCCGGGCCAGCTGGAAGGGCCAGCCGCGCCACAGCTGCAGGCTTCCTGATGTGGTGGCTGGGCTCCAGGGCCAAGGTGCACCCCAGAGAGAGGCTTGCCACCTGGCCCCGGCCTTGGGCAGAGCCGCTCTCCCCTGCCTGGGGTCCTGGGGCAGCCCGCAGTCGGCCTGCCAGCTGCCCTGGCCCTTTTCTGATGGCCGTTCTCTGCCCCCCCAGGCTGTCTGTGCCTGCAGGCTTCCTGCTGGCCACCATCCTTGGCACTGTCTGCCTGGCCATCGCCAGTGTCATCTACCTGCTGGTGAGTATGTCCTCTGCGGTCCCCATCCTTGACCCTTGTGGCTCTGCCAGTTGTCACACATCAGATGCAGGCTGGGCCCTCTCCCTGCACCTTCCCATCTAAGCCTGCCTCAGCCCCGCAGGGTGGTGGACGCAGGGTGGTGGACGAGTAGGCAGAAGCTCGGAGGGGATGTGGCAGGCCCGGGCATGCTCTCATGTGGGCCGTGTCTGCCTCTCCAAGGAGCTCGAGAGGCCCCGCGCCACCCGGGGTTTCCCCAGGCCCCGTCTCCCCCTGACCCTGTAAGCCCACCCACGCTGGACTCTGGAGCGTGCGGTCCCAGGGCGGGCTTCCTGCAGAGCTGGCCCCCCCGTGCTGCTTGTCTGGGTGCCCAGGAAGCCTGCCGTGCTGCCCTGTGCATGAAAGTGTCACCTCGTGCCGAGCCCCAGGCTCCCTCTGGAGTCCCCTCCTCCACCTAGCGCTGGCCCCAGGGCCTCAGCCTGCTGGGCCTGTCCTCCCACTGCTGCAGGCCGCCACGTCAGCTCCTTGGGTCAAAGCCACCGCAAGACCCTGGCCACAGGCCAGTGCTGTGGTTCCCCTCTGCTCTGCATCTCGCGGCTCTTGCCATGGACAGTGTTGGGTGGACTCTCTCTGACCCTGGCTCTGAGCCCGACAGTCTGCAGTTCGTCCTTGGCCCACTGTCCTGTGGGGCCTCGTCCTTGGCTCACAGGGCGGAGTCCCTGTGTTTCAGCACAGCCCTCGTCTGGGGCATTGTGTCTGCTTCCCTCTGTGGGCCAGGCTGTGCCTGGTGCGTTAGCCCCTCCCGACCGGAGGGCGGCCCCTCTGCCTCCTCTCACCTGAATGTCCTGGCACCGTGGGGGTGGGGACCACAGATGCTCAGCTCCTTGTGCTCCCTCAGGTTTGTGCTCGACAAACACTCATCAAAGTGACGGGAACTAAAGTAGCTTCACGTCCCCAGCTCGCCGGGCCTGCTGCCATGGCAGCCACCTGGGCCGGGCAGGGCCAGCAGTCTGCCTCCCGCAGAGGAACGGGAGCAGATCCCTGCTGTGCATCCCCAGAATCCCCGGGCCTCTGTGCAGAAATGCCTGGGTGCCCAAGGAGGCTGCTGGCCAGGGCAGGGCCAGGGCAAGTGGGTGTCACCACCAGGCAGAAGAGGGCTCTGCCCTCCCCAGCGCCTTTAGTCCCTGAAAGGAGGCCTGGGAACCCTGTGGGTCTTGGAATTTGCACCAGGAAGTGGTCTCCAGAAGATGGTTCAGAAACCCATGGAATCCACGCCCATCTCTCCTGTGGGGCCATGTGGGAGGATAGCTTGGGTCTGGAGTCAGGCAGGTGCAGGTCCTGGCTGTGTGGCCTCAGGCCAGTTgcttaacctctctgggcctACTCCCGTCACTCCTACAGAGTGGATCTTGTGGACTCCCCCAGGAGGAAGGGAGTGGGGCCTGAAGCATAGCACAGTTCTTCTCTTCTCCCCAGGCGGCCATCCGGGGAGAGCAGTGGATGCCCATTGAGCCCAAGCCCAAGGAGCGGCCGCAGGTTGGAGGCACCATCAAGCAGCCACCCAGCAATCCCCCGCCCCGACCCCCAGCGGAGGCCCGCAAGAAGCCCAGCGAGGAGGAGGCGGCAGCGGCTGCAGCGGTGGGGGGCGGTGCCCAGGTCAACCCCATCCCGGTGACCGACGAGGTCGTGTGATGTCGCCTGCACTCCCCAGTGTGGCCGCCAGGGGGCGGCCACGCCCCCAATAAACGCAGTGACTGCCTGGCGCTTGTGGATCTTCCTGGGCCCCGTGGGCTGGGATCAGTAACGGGGAGCGAACCGCACACTCCAGGCCCCCGGACCCTTCCCCAGCTCGGTGGCTGAGGCTGCAGGAGGCCTAGCTCTCCCCTGTTGGCCACCTGCTCAGCAGGGGGTCCTCTATGTCCAGGGCCCTGCCTGGGGACATCCAGAGGGCTGGATCTGCCCTGGCGCTGTGGTCAGCACCACCAGGGGAGCTCAGGGCCTCCTTCCAGGAGCTGATCCCACCCCTGCCCTCTTCGGCCCCCCTGGCCTGCACCACCTGCCCCCAAGGATCCCTCAGCCCTGGCCCCTGACGTGTCCCACACTGTGGCTGGAGAGCCAGCCGTGTGAACCCACGTGTCCTCAGGGGCAGGCACAGAACCCCAGAGCCAAGCAGGAAGCTTTGGGGTCCGACCTCACTGCCACCTCCTTCCTGCTGAGGCAGGGCTTGTCTTGTCCACTGCCCTGGTCAGTGCCCTGTGCTAGGAACTCCCAGTCCTGGGCAAAGGCCGCCTCCCCAGGAAGCCTCTGAGACTGCCTCCTCGGGGCTCCTGGGCTGGCCTCCTGTCACAGCCTCCCGCTAACACACTGGCACACAGTAGGCGCTCACAGTAGGGGAAGAAGACTGGTGAGGTGGGGTGGGCCTGTGGTCACAGGCAGGACCGAGGCCCGGGTGACCTTCCACACGGCCACGGTGCCCCTTAGCCAACAGTGAGAGTGCAGCACCCCCTGGCAGGAGCCTGAGGGGGCCCAGGCCTGAGCCCCGTCTCCCAAGCACAGGGTCCTCACCAGGTCTGGGCCTGGTGGCTCCCCCTGGGAGGCAAGGGGGTCTGTCCATCCTGAAGGGCAGCGACCCTGGGCTTCATCCTCAGGGGTGCTGTCCTCAGGACAGATGGCCCCAAGTGCTCCAGGTACTAACAGGTGGGGCTCGAGGCTGGGCTTTGGGGAGCAGCACCCATGCCCAGGGCAGGAGCTGCCCGTCTACCGTCAGGTAGGTGAACCTGCAGGGCTGGCAGGGCCCACCCGGCCCATGGCGCCCAGCCCGTCTCCACCCAGGGCTGCACACGGACTTCTTGCCCAATGGGACCTGCGGGTGGGGGGTCTGGAGTGAAGGAGTGCAGACGTCACTGCGTCGTACCATTTAATGGCAGTCACAGCCGGAATCAACAATCGTCTAGAAAATGGACCCCTCGTCCTGGGGTGGCTGAGAAGCAGGGCAGTGAGCAGCCTGAGGCCGGGGGCGGCCAGGCAGGTGCTCCGCACCAGCCCACCCAGACCCTGGGGAGGCCCAGCTCGGGCACTGCTCAGATGGCCGCTGGAGTGGTGCTGGCCCTGGAATCCAGGTGGCCCTGCTCCAGGCacataaataacaataaatatgCATAAATAACAGGCCCTCGGCAGGAGCGCCTGGTCCGGGGCAGCAGGCTGGTGTCACGGTGCCGACCTGGGCAGGACGCAGGTGCAGCCCACAGGCACGC carries:
- the Cyba gene encoding cytochrome b-245 light chain; the protein is MIIENSCQKRLSPILITGGIVATAGRFTQWYFGAYSIVAGVFVCLLEYPRGRRRKGATMERCGQKCMTTVVKLFGPFTRNYYVRAVLHLLLSVPAGFLLATILGTVCLAIASVIYLLAAIRGEQWMPIEPKPKERPQVGGTIKQPPSNPPPRPPAEARKKPSEEEAAAAAAVGGGAQVNPIPVTDEVV